A stretch of the Tachysurus fulvidraco isolate hzauxx_2018 chromosome 18, HZAU_PFXX_2.0, whole genome shotgun sequence genome encodes the following:
- the LOC125139432 gene encoding uncharacterized protein LOC125139432, translated as MMLLGSHFNSKPPGTISHQVYSSSEPLNSQPTWITQALCDLAQGEKELRRLTEKQTAEVDEVNQILDSAIFGAQKKERHLLEKVEKAHREAQQRLQQLKRENAAAARVGQSLVDRQLQKMSQLKEQILMWSRSPTGPNKNQLLMGVKELMQPWEISVSLKRVTFQPSPESNVIQFGEINVYEDSLTFPVGVCGPEGQKCALHTGQMTLDNHVAVSEQLCAPYNSGGKNESLKTNSGSSRVVRKIRLSTAKDDVSGNKIKMPRPKTFKVWPRKQDNSESSQDEDSREEDTLFLAFNTVSSQGEVGAGSPVSEQGEIKSHSFSKGQWKQSVLVPVSSQEPSCPPEECRPEDCGQCFGFQREISPPMTSFPGHTSSYSCVDLSCKDQTQYGQRFGGPRRSPSPADSMDSSYTYTVRSASSHSGSLKGENQNFFSTSDISARGRHLNNGKDKIQKKSNKNNLSRPHDQGLKRSETLDLKDQKFKYSCEGSKQVSRSLSMSEIEGKARGTKSEHIGDRSRKDRGGSGLAKSVEGGRTLRVGLLVKKFGKQGSGRTDFTLPSGIHTTAQGQLFVVDCGNVRVQVTDLQKNIVQQVTLPAADSTSRHCRNFFDVAANSKGLIALTCAAERAVLVFSRHGRLLQTYGCSGTQQDFEAPRGVTVTRQDEFLVADIRRGTLTTLKLDPKTGTKIERTVVTGFHRPYLVAACLTTGLMAVSERGNETGRAACIRVLEPGWNTIRTLGVCSGMGPVLTSPWGICIDTDGNVLVADWGKQHRVLLYPAVGVGWDIVSQGLSSPRGLALLPEGHLVVSDSMNHCIKIYRYK; from the coding sequence ATGATGTTACTTGGATCACATTTCAATAGTAAACCTCCTGGGACAATATCTCATCAAGTATACAGCTCCTCTGAACCCCTAAACTCCCAGCCTACATGGATAACGCAGGCCTTGTGTGACCTAGCACAAGGTGAGAAAGAACTCCGCCGACttacagagaaacaaacagctGAAGTGGATGAAGTGAACCAGATCCTCGATTCTGCAATTTTTGGTGCCCAGAAAAAAGAGCGCCATCTGCTGGAGAAGGTGGAGAAAGCCCATCGGGAAGCTCAACAGAGACTGCAACAGCTCAAAAGAGAAAATGCAGCAGCAGCTCGAGTCGGACAATCCTTAGTTGATCGTCAGCTGCAAAAGATGAGTCAGCTTAAGGAACAAATTCTTATGTGGAGTAGATCCCCCACAGGTCCCAACAAAAATCAGTTGCTGATGGGAGTTAAAGAATTAATGCAACCATGGGAGATCTCTGTTTCCCTGAAAAGAGTCACTTTCCAGCCCAGTCCTGAGTCAAATGTTATTCAGTTTGGGGAGATTAATGTCTATGAGGACAGCTTGACATTTCCAGTTGGAGTCTGTGGACCAGAAGGGCAAAAATGTGCTCTCCACACTGGACAGATGACACTTGACAATCATGTGGCTGTATCAGAACAGCTTTGTGCGCCATATAATAGTGGAGGAAAGAACGAGTCGTTAAAGACAAACAGCGGAAGTAGCCGTGTTGTCAGAAAGATTCGCTTATCAACAGCTAAAGATGATGTGTCAGGTAATAAGATAAAGATGCCCAGACCAAAAACATTTAAGGTTTGGCCACGTAAGCAGGATAACTCAGAATCCTCTCAGGATGAGGACTCACGTGAAGAAGACACGTTGTTTCTTGCATTTAATACAGTGTCAAGCCAAGGAGAAGTGGGAGCAGGAAGCCCTGTATCTGAACAAGGTGAAATCAAAAGCCATTCGTTTTCCAAAGGCCAATGGAAACAAAGTGTCCTTGTTCCAGTTTCAAGCCAAGAGCCATCCTGTCCACCAGAAGAATGTAGACCTGAGGACTGTGGTCAATGCTTTGGATTCCAAAGAGAAATTTCACCTCCTATGACATCTTTTCCAGGACATACATCAAGTTATAGCTGTGTGGACCTCTCTTGCAAAGACCAAACTCAGTATGGTCAAAGATTTGGTGGACCAAGACGATCTCCTTCCCCAGCAGACAGCATGGACTCCAGTTACACGTACACTGTCAGGTCTGCCAGTAGCCACAGTGGCTCCCTAAAAGGAGAAAACCAAAATTTTTTCTCCACTTCTGACATATCTGCTAGGGGTCGCCATTTAAATAATGGAAAAGACAAAATTCAGAAGAAGTCCAATAAGAACAATTTATCTAGGCCTCACGATCAAGGTCTTAAAAGATCTGAAACACTGGATTTAAAAGACCAAAAATTTAAATACAGCTGTGAGGGGTCCAAACAGGTATCTCGGTCTTTGTCTATGTCTGAAATAGAAGGAAAAGCAAGAGGAACCAAATCTGAACATATTGGAGATAGGAGTAGAAAAGATCGAGGAGGCTCAGGCCTGGCAAAGTCTGTGGAAGGTGGACGAACACTAAGAGTCGGACTTCTGGTAAAGAAATTTGGTAAGCAGGGGTCAGGACGCACCGACTTTACTTTGCCGAGTGGAATTCACACCACAGCTCAAGGTCAGCTGTTTGTAGTGGACTGTGGAAATGTTCGTGTGCAGGTAACAGACCTACAGAAGAACATTGTGCAGCAGGTGACTTTACCAGCAGCTGACTCTACCTCTCGACACTGTCGGAATTTTTTTGATGTTGCTGCTAACTCTAAGGGCTTGATAGCGTTGACATGTGCTGCAGAACGTGCTGTGCTGGTCTTTAGCCGCCATGGTCGACTCTTGCAGACCTATGGCTGTTCTGGTACTCAACAAGACTTTGAGGCTCCAAGAGGTGTCACTGTGACAAGGCAAGATGAGTTTCTAGTTGCTGATATTCGGCGTGGCACTTTGACAACTCTCAAACTTGACCCTAAAACAGGAACCAAGATAGAGCGCACTGTAGTCACAGGATTTCACAGGCCCTATCTGGTGGCAGCATGTCTCACTACAGGCCTTATGGCCGTGTCTGAAAGGGGCAACGAAACTGGACGGGCGGCATGCATAAGGGTGCTGGAACCTGGTTGGAACACCATTCGTACCTTGGGTGTATGTTCTGGCATGGGACCTGTGCTTACCAGTCCTTGGGGTATATGCATTGATACAGATGGAAATGTTCTTGTGGCAGACTGGGGCAAACAGCATCGTGTGTTGCTGTACCCTGCAGTTGGTGTGGGTTGGGATATTGTTAGTCAAGGCCTTAGCAGCCCCAGAGGACTTGCTTTGCTGCCTGAAGGTCACCTTGTGGTCTCAGATAGCATGAACCATTGCATTAAGATTTACCGATATAAGTAA